gtcaaccttgagtcagctacctgggaccgacttccgtcaggatcaaacttaggttgtgagcagagcttttgactgcagtactgcagcttacctctcctGGTAGGAAAAAATTAATATGGTGCCATTTATAGATAAAACAAAGCTGAagttaataaatgtttttaaattttgttttatgtAATACGCTTGTGATGTTAGCCACCCTAaacctggctttgctgggggagggtggggtacaaataaaatttCTATCCTGTTCTATTCTACTGTATTCGGAATGTGACATTGACTTGTTTCTTCTCTCTGCAGTGGACGCTGGCCACAGGGCTGTCATTTTCGACCGATTCCGGGGCGTTCAGGACATAGTGGTGGGCGAAGGCACCCATTTCCTCATTCCCTGGGTGCAGAGGCCTATCATCTTCGACTGCCGCTCTCGCCCCCGCAACCTCCCCGTCATCACGGGCAGCAAAGGTGAGTGCTTGGGACCGGCGATGGGATCCAGTTAATGTTATGTCCTTTATACTTCCGTTTATTTCTTACTTAGGGCGTTTCAATGGGGCCTCTGCAGaggcctgcttgaggcagcttgctACCAGAAATGATGCAGTGAAAACAGCAATATAAACGAGCGCTGTTTAAGACATAAGccattaaaattacatttagaaGTTTTgctgggagagaaagaggaattaAAAGCAATGACAaagcatggctactagtaaaaagggatactggtcatgatgcatacctattatctccagtatcagaggagcatgcccattatcttaagtgctgtggaacacaggcaggatggtggtgctgcagtcgtcttgtttgagggcttcctagaggcacctggttggccactgtgtgaacaaactgatggatttgatgggccttggtctgatccagcagggcctttcttatgttcttatgtgccttTGAATGTCCGTTAACAGATGTAATGGCTACAAACATCCCAGTGGCTCAGCCACGCGCACCATTTTTAACAGTGGGACTCTGCTGCCAAAGGCTTCATGCAAAATTGCTGTTGGCTGGATGCGAGGGCAACCCTGCACCCAGCTGGCTGTGGTTCTTTGCGAACCCACAGAGCCACCTAGAGGTACAAACAGCTAGCCAATGGAGCAGGCATCTCCCCGGGTGAGAAGAATGAGGGAGCTGCCTTCTGCGCAGTGAAACGATCAAAGAGGGAGGCAGTGTGATCAACAGCAGCTGAAGGGCTTAAAAACTTGAAGACTGGCCTTCAGTTTTCAAAGCGTGGGGTTCCTCATGAGCTCATCAGGGGTCTGTGGTTGAGAAGATCAGTCACAATAAGTGGACTTCCTTGACACAATTCCCTTGCACCTTGCTGCTATAGCGAGTGGCAGGGGAGCGCGGGAATGTCCTGAGGACACTCTTGCGTTTCACGCGCTTGCCTGGTGTGCCTTGCAGTGCCCCAGAGTTTTTTGCAATGCACAGGGGCTCTGCCACAGGCATGCCTCCTCGGCAGACTCGTCTACATGGAAAGGATTTGTACTAGACGAAAAGTGTGAAAGTGAGTAGCCCAGTGGGACACTCCAAGTGTTCTTTTTTGCTCCGGTGGCTCCTAAACACTGCTTGAACTGGACTTTGTTaaggggtaaaggtaaaggtcccctgtgcaagcatcgggtcattcctgacccatgggctgacgtcacatctcgccgtttactaggcagactttgtttacggggtggtttgccagtgccttccccagttaccttccctttacccccagcaagctgggtactcattttaccgaacttggaaggatagaaggttgagtcaaccttgagccaactacctgaaacccaacttccgtcgggatcgaactcaggtcatgagcagagcttggactgcagtactgcagcttaccactctgcaccacggggctcattaaAGGGAGGAGAACAAAAACCCTAAGATTGATTAGATAAGCCTGTCCTCTGGAGGAAGTGTCACCCAGGTGGTCCTTCTTTCTTCCGGGTTCATGGCCCAATTGTTCTTCATTTTTGCCCTGCGGCACGCGAGCCGAGTTGGAGCCGCAAAAAGCACATTCCTGCTCTAACCCTCTTCCCTACCTCTCCGGTAGATCTACAGAATGTGAACATCACACTGCGGATCCTGTTCAGGCCGGTGGCCATGCAGCTTCCCCGGATTTACACCAGCATTGGAGAAGATTACGATGAACGGGTGTTGCCATCCATTACAACCGAGATCCTCAAGTCCGTGGTGGTAAGAGGCAGGCAGCCGGCCAGGACTCTGTGCAGCTCAGGCACCTCTAGCCTGAGCCAGTGTGGCGTGGTGTCAGACTATTGTTGTCTTTATGGTGATCTGGTGAGGCCAGCAGCATCTCCGTCGTCTTAAATCTGACGGGATGGGGAAGGGCAAAGAGCAGCAAGAGGAGATACAGGAAGCCAACTTTTATTTCCCGAACAGcatcccaagtagggttgccaactctgggttggacaTTTGTGGAGAGTTTGCAAGGGCGGGACAGGAAAGGGGCATTGCTAAAGTGAACCCAAACGCTAATTTGAAAAAGTGCCATAACCCAGATCAGAATGATGCCCGTCAGATGCTCCAACCTGGCCACCGTGCCCTTGGGCTCGAGCGTATCTTGGTGTGGGAGCCCCGCAGTTTATTTTTCTGCGCCCTTGCCGTTCTCTTTGTTTCAGGCTCGTTTCGACGCTGGGGAGCTGATCACACAGAGGGAGCTGGTTTCCAGACAAGTGAGCGAAGACCTCACGGAAAGAGCGGCAACGTTCGGCCTCATCCTGGACGACGTTTCTTTGGTAAGGGGCTTTCTGGTTCCAGCAGCTTTGCTGAGACAGGATGGCTTAGGTGTGAGGGAAGACGGTCTTCCTAAGTTTTGCGCCCAGCATGCCAAAGTATGCAGTAAACTGGCCCAAATGGAACAAGTAGGAGCTCTGAAGCAGCAGGTGATACAACTCAGAATCTGCTAGATTTCCTGTGCATCGTGTTTGTGTTTAACGGTCCTGTTCCATTCGGCTCCGCTTTCCAATCTGTCAGTTTGTTGTATCCTCCTGTTAGGCTGCCTACAGCATGGGATGCGCTTTTAAAATCCCttttagttgtttgtttgttttacagtaGCTGTTGTAATGGAGCAGCTAGAGGGTCtgaccccaggttcaaatccctgcgctgccatggaagcttgctggataaccttggaccagtcacataagctcagactaacctacctcactgggttgttattgcgaggataaaatggaggaggggggaataagaacataagaaaggccctgctggatcagaccaaggcccatcaagtccagcagtctgttcacacagtggccaaccaggtgcctctaggaagcccccaaacaaaatgactgcagcagcattatcatgcctgtgttctgcagcacctaatataataggcacactcctctgatacaagagataatcggtatgcatcgtgactagtatccatttttttctaTCAGGAAATGTCATAAGCctctgagtccccattgggggacaggGAAGAAGGGTATAAAAGAAGTATATAACCCCTTCCCTTGACACATTCTATATGCATGTGTCctgttccccccccaccccccaattttctGTATCTTGTGACTTCCAGAATATACTTTAAGTCTTATAAGTGTAATGGCTGTTCTAAGGCTGCCTGCTTCCTGCTTCAGTGGCGTGGAAGGAAGCCAAGGATTGGTTCTTTGCTTCAGGGAACAAGAAAGAGGGTGCCATCACTGAagcaggaagtgcttcagaagtACTCGGAAGTTATTCTCTATCTGTAGAGAGCACCCATTCAAAAAGAGCTGCTTCCCTCATAGGACGATGCCTGGCTTGGAGCCTCCCATCATGTTCTGCCCCAGCCtccctgtagcagccattttctggtgcTGCCCACTCCTCAAAATGCCCAAAGTGGCTATAGGCTCAACAAGGTAGAGTCTACAGAATAACACCTTGTTGTCAGACAAGAATTTCCTTAATACAGATTCAGTCCTACTGTGGCTTCAGAGATTCTTTGGTTTCTGCAATTGCCAAACTTCTCACTGTGTGGAACTCCTGATAATGTAGtgaagagaaccagcatggtgtagtggttaagaatggtggtttggagcagtggagtctgatctggagaaccaggtttgattctccactcctccacatgagcggcggagactaatgtggtggactggatttgtttccccgctcctacacacgaagccagctgggtgaccttgggctagtcaccgctctcttagagttctctcagccccacccacctcacagggtgtctgttgtggggtggggaagggaaggtgattgtaaaccggttggagtctcccttaagtggtagagaaagccggcatataaaaaccaacttttcttcttctgagggTTCTGAAGGAGAAAATGTCAAGGAGGAAAAGGTCAGCCATATTAGAATGCTGAAGCAAGCACTAAGAGAAATATACTAGCCATGCACTTTTAAATAGCTGTTGAGTAAGAGAGAATGTTTTTTTAACCCATACCCTACTTAGCTAAGAGGTTAAAATAGGCTCATCAGCAGTATTAACACTTTGCTTGCATTTATTTACCAAGAAAAACATTTTAGTATGGGACAAACAACTTAGCCGGATTCTcagaaagtttttaaaatttgtcttAAGGGTCTTGAAAAAGGAAGTGGACAGCGTTGTCTGATTTTCATTTTGTGCAGTGCTGAGTTGTTAATAATTGGATGTTTATTTTTCTGTAGTGATGTAATTTTAACTTATAAAAGATGCGAGTTTTGCTTTGTGCAAGTGTCGTCTTGAACTCGTGTAGGGGTAGAGGCTTACCTTGATCGTGATCAATCAAAATAAAGACCTAAGCTTCTAAGAAGCAATTTCTCTGCTTTTTGCCTCCTTTGAACCCCTTTGGTTGAAACTATGTTTGTCTCCGACAGTTCCTTAGGATTTTATAAAGCACAGGTTGAAAACTAGCAGTCCTTCCTGTGCAGGTCAGAAGCTGCTATGAGAGGCAGAGGAGGACCTGGCCCCTCCCCTGCTCAGCGCTCAGGACATTCCAGTCCTGGGGAAATGGGGACTGCAGCAGTGGTTCCCATGCTTTTTGGAGTGGAACCGTCTTCTAAACGTCTTTACATTTCGGGACATGCTCGCTAATAAGTGCCGCGGTACTTCCCCTCTCCCAAGCATGGGATTCTCACATCACTTAACACTGAGCGAGTTTACACCTCCTTTTTCATGGGTATAGATATAGGATGTTACTGAGTGACAGGCTGTATTCCACAGCCATTTCGCATGTTACGCCAAAGCAAATCCACATTTGCAATGGAGCCTCCTCTCCCGGCTCAGCCTGTTCTTCCTTCCCAGGCCAACCTACCTGCAAGAGAGTCACAGCCTGCTTTTGGATCTTGACACGTAGGACAACAGCATTTATTCACCAGTGGGGAATAATATATTAGGAGGGGCGGAGAAGAAATGGTTAAGACCGTATTCTTAAAGTGACACTTTGAGGGCTTTCATGACCGAAAAGCGggatacaaatgaaataatttcATACCCCTGGCCAAAGGCAAAGCTTAGGGTTGCGTCCACCTACAGTAATAGTAAGAATTAGGTCCTAGGCAATCGCCGAGGTTTTGACAGGATGCTTGGAAGAGGATCAGGAAGTACCAAACAAAGTAGGCTCCAGGCCTCCCTCTGCTGGTTATGATAAGAAATTGTTGGAGGAAGGTTCTGTCCCAAGGATGCAGAGGTGTTTTAGATTCCAAAGCTGTCAGCATCTCATGTGTAGGAACCTGGGCACTGAGGTGATAGGAGTTCTTCCAGCTCTGATTCCACCACCGAGAGGACAGTTGAttgtttgggttggatccagcctgcaTGGGACCTGCTTGAAAAAAGCCCACCTGAGATGGGCGCTGTCACCAGGAGGAGAATTGGGCTGcagtgagtgaaaaagctggctggatccaaccttttcGACAagtaattttcaaaaaaaatccatAATGATTTTTATAGAGCTCACCTGTGGCTTTGTGCAGTTTTTTTGTTCTAAAGAATGCTGAGATCCAGCAAGCTAATATGACAGTCAAATATAAAAATCAGTTCTGATGCTTTTatctcttcccacccccaccccaataatcTATATGTCATGGGTAGTATGTACGGTAAAGCTGTCCAGAATACAAATCTGAGGTAAATCAGTTATGGAACATATTGATTTTTGCTGTGACCAACACTAGCTATTCGGGCCTTCATCATGAAGAATTCATCTCAGatattccttcttccttctcaaaAAATCCAGCCAGACCACAGCCTTAGCCATCTTTTGAAAAACCCAAAGGCCCCCAAACCCCCAACACTTCAATTTATTCAAAAGAATCCATCCCCAAGCTCACATCTTTGCCTTATAGGTAGACATTTGTAATTTATGTTCCTCCAGCAAGATATGTTAGAttgttggaggggggagagatttgggattTAGACATCTTTGCCTAAAGCTACTGAAATTTTGTCTAAAGTTACGTTTGAAGTAAGTTTGGAGGGTTCCTCAAGCAGCGTGTGAGAAATTTCAAAGCAAGGCTATCAAAAACTCAAGAGTTTGTTCACTCATTCTTGAAATGATTCCTAAGTCATTTGTTCTCAAGTTAACTGTGTATGTGAGCAAACACATTCACTTCTAGAAACATCTTGGAGAAACCAAAGCACATTCCAAAGCCACAGGTGTGCAAGTTTGATGCCTCTGATGCATAAATGATGTGATGCTGATAGTATTCCTTCATAGTGACCCTtcttttgttcctcttcccctctTAAGACACATCTGACCTTTGGGAAGGAGTTCACAGAAGCTGTAGAAATGAAACAGGTAGCCCAGCAAGAAGCGGAACGGGCCAGGTTCATAGTGGAGAAGGTAAGAACACAAAGCCTTCCCAACCATACCTGAGCAATCAATGTCACCTATATAATCAATGCTCCAATTGCTTCATGATGCTCCAAAATGCATCATTTCCCTAGCACACCTTCTCCAGTGTACAAATACGTCCTTGGTGTTTATCATAACAAGTTTGAAAAATTGGCTGAGCCAGTGGTTCTCCATCTTCCATATTTTATGTCCCACCAGCCATTCTGTCAAAGAACCTGGGTCCCACCATGGTAGAAACAAAAAAGGCCACGTTTCCAAGACATAAGGACATGAAAAATTGCAAGAAGCCCAGTGGATAATCCCCAGCAGGGAAGTGGCACATGAAGGACACTTGCTGATGGGCAGGAGGAACAGAGGATTAGGAGAAACACCATGGTTTGCTGCTAGCATGTCAGGTCACAGAGGATAAACTATGGTAGGCAAGGTCTTCAGGAGATGGCATGTCACGTTAGCAGGTGGAtatggggatggagggagagcaAATTCTTAGTATTTGTTCTGAAAACCATGTCTCGCCTATATTCTTTGTCTCACCAGGGTAAGTGTACCAACAATTGAGAACCACAGGGCTAGGCAACCAGGCTCAGGTTGGGAACTGGACTTGGCCTTTCTCATCCTAACTGTTGTGTTGTTGCCCCAGTCACTGAGGTCTGCTAATCAGGTCCTACTTTGGATTCTCTCATTCTCAGTAGTCATCCTAAACATTGTGGAATGTCTTCTTTGTGACAGTCCAGTTGGTTACAGCATTTATCTTTAAACTTTTCATAAGATTCTTCAGTACAGGCTGACAATGGATAATTGCATTCCTCAGTCAACAGAATGGGATGTTACAATACGGCAAGAGAAGCCAAATTTCAACCAATCATTTCAAATGTAGCAAAAACCAACTAATACAATGTATTATTTGCATCGCGTTACTGTTTTTCTTAACTTTTATGAAGACTAAAAGGCTACTTTTGGGGCTAATCGCACTCTCttcgccccacctacctcacagggtgtctgttgtggggaggggaaggtgattgtaagccggttggattcttccttaagtggtagagaaagtcggtatagaaaaaccaactcttcttctacttagtGTTAACATGCATACATATGTATAAAGGGGAGAGAGCTGGCGGCATGGAGAAAGTTGTCTTTCAGGACACATGCAAAATATCTTCCACAAATTATGTAAAAAGTAATAGAGGAATTTTTCTGCAGCCTTAATTTGTGTGCTTATTTTATCAGCTATTAAAATTTCCCATATCACGTTACACCAGGAATTTCTGGCAAGGGTTTGTGTAGTAAGCAGCAACACGGTTGCCATGGAGTCCCGAATCACAGAAAACATGAATACCTGCGTTTCCTtttgttaaccccccccccttcagtctcTGCTTCTGTCCAAGTGGTGGGCGCCCTCCTGACCATGGGTGTCTTGAACTCGTGTGCACCCTCCAATGTAGGCGGGGCCTTCACCTCAAGCAGCGTTTTCCCATCTGGTCTTAACTTCAAGTTAAGCTGTTATCATGGCCAAAGTCCACAGCAACTGTAGCCCCATGGCAGGGCTTTCCCCTCAGTGCACACTGCTCCCTTtccctggcctccccccaccaccactaaaAGCTTCTCAAACTGTTTACATCTGTCGGGACGTGGCCTCtctttgtgttttaaaaagtgaTACTAATATGTTGGTGCAGGAACAAGTTGCCACGGGGCTTGTGCATATATCGTGACCCTTGAAGCAGTGGCCACAGTACTGTCGCACATGGGAACTGGGCCCGAAAGGCCCTTTGAGGCTTAGGAAGCGCCTCCTGGGAAGCACAGAAGTAGTACAAGGAGACAGTGATTCATTAAGATCCTCGAAGCCGTTAGCATTAACACCCATCTGTGTAGATCAGATGCTGCTGCCCTCCCATGATACAGCACAAATTTaacaatgaagaaaaagaagggggcagCACCAAGGCAAATAGaatgcaaggaaacaaatggtgcagagggaaacagACTCTTTAATACATTTTGCAACCCctgcatgttttgcatgcagcttTGTCAGGGGGGATTGTTTTTTTTCAGTAATACCTCCATGCATGCATTAAGACAAAAGACGCAAAATGTGTAAgggttgcaaaaattattaaagaattaatttccctctgcaccatttgttttccTTGCCTTCAAATATAACAAAACAGTTGTATGAAAGGAGCCATCGGTCACATTTCATTATTCCCTACCTCCCCTTCTTTAACTTGTCCTCTCATTTGGCCTTCATCACGACAGCCCGAAACTTATTCTCTTGCAGGTAAGCCTGCATTTCCTCCAGATTCTCAGGGGTGTGCAGTGTCCCACGGGTCTTGATCACATCTGTTTCTAGAAACTACTGGGCCGGGGAGAGGAGAACAGGTTGATGCCCCATTGACTGGCCTCGTTCTGTCCGGCCAAGCTCAGTGTCCCGTCTCCTCCCATGTTTCCACAGGCGGAGCAGCAGAAGAAAGCGGCCATCATCTCGGCTGAGGGAGATTCGAAGGCGGCAGAGCTGATCGCCAACTCTCTGATCACCGCGGGCGACGGCCTTATTGAATTGCGCAAGCTCGAGGCAGCCGAAGACATCGCTTACCAGCTCTCGAGATCCCGcaatatcacctacctgccttcaGGACATTCGATGCTTCTCCAGCTACCCCAATAAGGGTCCTCTGTCCCCACCCTTTTTTTCTACTGTCCCTTTGAAAGTAAGATTAGCCATGAGTAATCACTGAAGTTTTTCAATTTGGGGTTGATGAAAAAACATGAAATAGAAATTGGATTGAAAGGCTCGTAATTTAATAAAGGcaatcttcctctctttctctgtctctccccctccatgGAATGCCATTTAACAGATCAGTACCCAAGACAAATGCTGTAAAGGATCAGGGTGAAGTGGGTAGGCTGAAAGGGGTATCATTTGTCCTATGGGATTCTACCAAAGAAAGGCCTATTCGAGTAAGACTTGGCAAATCTAGTTCATTTTAAGATAATTAAACTATGGTTCATGTGTTCCAGCGCTGGGTCATCTCCGGTCCACTGCACTTTTTAGGGAGGAATTTGAGAGCTCCCTAAATCAACACCACCTCTTTCCTGCCAAATTCACCATCATACCGGTGTGTCTCTTAGCAACATAAGCTCTCTTCGCCAAATTTCCAGCTCTGATTGGGGTGCCCGCTTTGAATGGCAACAGGACTGGTGGTTAACATCATTTTTCGCTCCATGTAGAGAACATGGATGAGAACAGGGCAGTTCTACATGTGGAATTCCTGCTTTGCCTTTTCTTTCACATGAGTCTCTCCTCCCTCTGAGACAAATCTCTGCATGCCTCACCCACCTTACCGGAAATCACTGATCTGTTTTGAAAGTCTGAAGTTCCAGGTCTTAAGAGAAGCACAGGAGGCTTATTCTTCTGGTAATCTGATGTGAGCTGTGTTcatggggctttaaaaaaatctttaaaagaagTTCCCTTAGCAATGAAGATATGAAAAACTGAGATTGTATTAACTAACCtttaataaatgaacaaataaaaacatCCCCCCTTAACACTGTGATTTTGTATTTAATACAGAGTATTAACATGAATGCTCTTTTGGATAGAAATTACATCTTGTcaaatggagaggaggaggttgggATTCCTGGAGGACGTTGGCAGACATGCCTTTTGCGTCAGAAGCAACTTCAGAAGGCTCGTGTCTGACCACTGAATCTCTCACCATTTCTGCTCTGGTTTCGGGCAGCTGGGAGTGGCGCAGCTGCTCCGCCTTCTCCGAGGTTTTCCAGCAGCCACGGAGGGAAAAAGacctaattttcttttttaatttagaagggggggaaatcccccattggtGACAACCggaaaaggtggcacagccccactgccactcaagggggcgttcccagggcaaaagggcagtggaaactgcctaaagatagctccacccctgggaacgcccctcatGCTGGTGCGAGCTTTCTCTTCCATGATAaggtgatgccccccccccatttaggaatgggctctaatagtgccatcctaagcagaattacactcttctaagctcattgacttcgaGGGACGTAATgctgcttagaattgtactgtaaaCCTTGAAACtggctcttctttttttcctgtgccACACCATCTAGAAAATGTTGATTAGGtatgtgctgtcaaattgcagccagtttatggcgaccccagcaaggggctttcaagacaagtgagaagcagagggggttgcccattgccttcttctgcaaagccttccttggtgttctcccactccacccaagtaccaaccctgctcagcttctgagatctgacaagactggctATTCTTGAAAATATGTAACCTTAACTATATCCcagtatattttttaattaatttattgctTGCACAGCCGGCATCGCCGCCTTTCATCTGACTTTTTGGCAAAGTTCTATTGGAGGACAGTGATGCTTATGATGTATTTAAAATGCTTTACAAAGTGGTTCACAGTACCCAAATGGTGTCCCTATTTCTTGCTGTATGGGCTTggttttgtgtctttttttttttttttttttttacagcggTTCAATTCTTAATTGGCAGA
This genomic window from Euleptes europaea isolate rEulEur1 chromosome 18, rEulEur1.hap1, whole genome shotgun sequence contains:
- the PHB1 gene encoding prohibitin 1 → MAAKLFETVGKLGLGLAIAGGVVNSALYTVDAGHRAVIFDRFRGVQDIVVGEGTHFLIPWVQRPIIFDCRSRPRNLPVITGSKDLQNVNITLRILFRPVAMQLPRIYTSIGEDYDERVLPSITTEILKSVVARFDAGELITQRELVSRQVSEDLTERAATFGLILDDVSLTHLTFGKEFTEAVEMKQVAQQEAERARFIVEKAEQQKKAAIISAEGDSKAAELIANSLITAGDGLIELRKLEAAEDIAYQLSRSRNITYLPSGHSMLLQLPQ